One Cricetulus griseus strain 17A/GY chromosome 5, alternate assembly CriGri-PICRH-1.0, whole genome shotgun sequence genomic window carries:
- the Reep6 gene encoding receptor expression-enhancing protein 6 isoform X2, which produces MDGLRQRFERFLEQKNVATEALGALEARTGVEKRYLAAGALALLSLYLLFGYGAALLCNVIGFVYPAYASVKAIESPNKEDDTVWLTYWVVYALFGLVEFFSDLLLFWFPFYYAGKCAFLLFCMSPGPWNGALILYHRVIRPLFLKHHVALDNAVSQLSGRALDIAAGITRDVLQALARGRALITPASATEPPTTLELNPKSSQTPLLKHN; this is translated from the exons ATGGACGGTCTACGCCAGCGCTTCGAGCGTTTCCTAGAGCAGAAGAACGTAGCCACCGAAGCGCTCGGGGCTCTCGAAGCCAGGACCGGTGTAGAGAAGCGGTATCTAGCCGCGG GAGCCCTCGCCCTTCTAAGCCTGTATCTTCTGTTCGGCTACGGGGCCGCTCTACTGTGCAATGTCATCGGATTTGTATACCCCGCATATGCTTC AGTCAAAGCCATCGAGAGTCCAAACAAGGAAGACGACACTGTGTGGCTAACCTACTGGGTGGTGTACGCTCTGTTCGGCCTAGTCGAGTTCTTCAGCGATCTACTCCTGTTCTGGTTCCCTTTCTACTACGCGGGCAAG TGCGCCTTCCTGTTATTCTGCATGAGCCCGGGACCATGGAACGGGGCTCTAATACTGTACCATCGCGTCATACGACCACTGTTTCTAAAACACCACGTGGCCCTCGACAACGCAGTGAGCCAGCTAAGCGGAAGAGCATTGGACATAGCAGCGGGAATAACCCGGGACG TCCTGCAGGCCCTAGCCCGGGGCCGAGCTCTCATCACCCCAGCATCAGCAACGGAGCCCCCAACCACTCTGGAACTGAACC CCAAGTCAAGCCAGACCCCGCTCCTGAAACACAATTGA